Part of the Micromonospora rhizosphaerae genome is shown below.
CTCGCCCGCCGGCCCGCCGGCCTCGTCGGCCCGCGAACGCGAGGTCTCGCCCGGGCCGCGCGCGCCGGAGCCGGCGTGATCCGCCTCCTGCTGGTCGACGACCAGCACCTCATCCGCGCGGGCCTGCGCATGCTCTGCGACGCCCAGCCCGACATCGAGGTCGTCGGCGAGGCCGACAACGGCCGCGACGCGATCTCCCTCGCCGCGCGGCTCATCCCCGACGTCGTCGTGATGGACCTGCGCATGCCCGGCGTCGACGGGATCACCGCAACCAGCCGCATCCTTGCCGACCGCCCCGCCACCCGCGTCCTGGTGCTGACCACGTTCGGCGACGACGACCACCTCTATCCGGCCCTGACCGCCGGCGCCTGCGGATTCCTGCTCAAGGACGCACCGCCCGCCGACCTGCTGGACGGCGTCCGCCGGGCCGCCGCGGGCGACAGCCTGTTCAGCCAGGAGGTGCTGCGGCGCCTGGTCCAGCGCGCGGTGCACGCCCGCGCCGAGACGCCGCGGCCGACCCAGGGACTGACCGCCCGCGAACAGGACGTGCTGAACCTGGTCGCCGAGGGCCTGTCCAACACGGAGATCGCCGACCGGCTCCACATCGGCGTCACCACGGTCAAGACCCACATCACCAGCCTGATGACCAAGACCGGCAGTCCGAACCGGGTACGACTGGCCCTGTTCGCCTGCGGCGTCTGACGGCACGGGCGGTGACGAAAGTACAGTGGGGAAGATCCTGGCCCAACTGATCTTGACAGGCAACGGTTTCCGAGATTCCCACATCCGCTGGTAACCGACCTGTCGACCGGAAGGAGCACAGTGAACCGACGTATCAGGAGCGCATTCGCCGTCGCCCTGACCGCCACACTCATCGCGACCGTTCCGCAAGCCCCGGCGCAGGCGCAGGATGAGCACGCCAAGCCCAGCGTCATCTCGTTGCCGGACGGATTCCAGCCCGAGGGCATCGCCGCGGCCGGCACGTACGCCTACTTCGGATCCCGCGCCACCGGCGCCATCCACCGTGCCGACCTGATCAGCGGCGAGGCCGAGCAACTCAGCCCCGCCACCGGCACCCCCTCGCTCGGTCTCAAGGTCGACCCGCTCGGCCGGCTCTTCGTCTCCGGCGGCACGGCCGGCGACGCCCGGGTGATCGACACCCGCACGGGCGACGTCCTCGCGCGCTACCAGTTCGCCAGCGCACCGACGTTCGTCAACGACGTCGTCCTCACCCGCGAGGCGGCGTACTTCACCGACTCCAACAAGCCGGTCCTGTACCGCCTGCCGCTCGGCCGGGACGGCGCGCTGCCTCCGGCCGACGGCTTCACCACGATCCCCCTCACCGGCGCTTACCAGCAGATCGGCACCGGGGTCAACCTCAACGGCATCGCGCAGACCCCCGACGGCGAGGCACTGATCGTCGTCCAGTCCAACACCGGCACCCTCTTCCGCGTCGACCCGGCGACCGGCGTCAGCACCACCGTGGACGTGCCGGGCTACACCTTCACCAACGGCGACGGGCTGCTGCTCGTGGGCCGCACGCTCTACGTCGTCCAGAACCGGCTCAACCAGATCGCCGTGGTCGAGTTGAACACCGCCGGCACCGCCGGCACGGTGACCGGCACCATCACGGACCAGGACTTCGATGTCCCGACCACCGTCGCAATGGCCCTCGGCCGGCTCTACCTGCCCAACGCGCGCTTCACCACGCCACCGACCCCTACCACGCCGTACACCGTGGTCGCGGTCCGTCCGCTCTGAGAGCACCGTCGGGGGTACGCGCGAACGGCGCGTACCCCCGCCGACGGCGGCGCAGCGTGTGTGCCGGCATGTCGACCCGGCTCGGGCTGGTCAGGCTCTCAGTGCCCAACCGGCCCCGGCTCGTTGCGCGGCGACCACTTGATGCCCCGGTCCTTGTCGGTCAGCGGTACCGCACCACCGCTGCCCTCCCGCACGGCCAACGACGGCCTTCTGCTGCGCCCCTGACGGATGACGACGCCGACCTCCCCCTGGATCTCGAGTCGCGCTGGGAGGTCCATCGGAGCTCTTTGCTCCCGTTTGGCCCGCTGAGCCGGGCCACGAGTGCGGCGTGTGTCGCAGGTTTGACCTCCACATCGGTGCCGAGGGCCACGCCGTCGACTCCATAGGGACGCGGGTGGGACGGCTCCGCTTGATCGGGATCAGGAACGATGATCTCCAGATACGTCCGAGGGCCGAGGGCAATAGGCCGCCGACAACAACGCGCGATGGGCGGCTCCGAGTAATCAGGCAGTCATATGCGGTA
Proteins encoded:
- a CDS encoding SMP-30/gluconolactonase/LRE family protein; its protein translation is MNRRIRSAFAVALTATLIATVPQAPAQAQDEHAKPSVISLPDGFQPEGIAAAGTYAYFGSRATGAIHRADLISGEAEQLSPATGTPSLGLKVDPLGRLFVSGGTAGDARVIDTRTGDVLARYQFASAPTFVNDVVLTREAAYFTDSNKPVLYRLPLGRDGALPPADGFTTIPLTGAYQQIGTGVNLNGIAQTPDGEALIVVQSNTGTLFRVDPATGVSTTVDVPGYTFTNGDGLLLVGRTLYVVQNRLNQIAVVELNTAGTAGTVTGTITDQDFDVPTTVAMALGRLYLPNARFTTPPTPTTPYTVVAVRPL
- a CDS encoding response regulator; amino-acid sequence: MIRLLLVDDQHLIRAGLRMLCDAQPDIEVVGEADNGRDAISLAARLIPDVVVMDLRMPGVDGITATSRILADRPATRVLVLTTFGDDDHLYPALTAGACGFLLKDAPPADLLDGVRRAAAGDSLFSQEVLRRLVQRAVHARAETPRPTQGLTAREQDVLNLVAEGLSNTEIADRLHIGVTTVKTHITSLMTKTGSPNRVRLALFACGV